A stretch of the Sphingobacterium thalpophilum genome encodes the following:
- a CDS encoding polysaccharide biosynthesis protein, protein MKRFENTTMFGFLLKDGPRWVVLSIDLLLCWISFVFSYFFVLKHRGVISIRLMLLESLIVSCIYFSVFLGFKPYQSIVRRTGLRDLKLIGNCVAISFIFTILLSYLWEFIASQDLEEKYYFSQTQLLFHALMTGIAMASVRLFYKTVYHSFFWNNRQNAIPVILFGAGNMGHNTYNLLQLGSRNRYKVVAILDDNPKRIGRYIQGVRIRSLNELNMKLLERVGGAQELVIAIDTTTPERLKNISAKAELLPIKIKIIPNSAALLEGRVATQQIRSLKVSDLLGRKAIELNNPVIKQALSDKVVLVTGGAGSIGSELVRQIGSMSCKLVVLDQAESALYDIQQELRDSPYFNDFTFIVGDIRDRDFMEVIFQQYRPQLIFHAAAYKHVPLMEANPYEAVWTNVCGSYNLALLADKYQVEKFVMVSTDKAVNPTNVMGATKRVAEIAVCAVNQTSNTSFIVTRFGNVLGSNGSVIPLFEKQIDKGGPITITHPDITRFFMTIPEACQLVQEAGIMGNGGEIYVFDMGESVKIMDLAKQMIRLKGLSYPEDIDIKIVGLRPGEKIYEELLASDENTEKTHHEKIMIAKVNTKDVEQKRLKIDELCQLVQRANPEKNKMEIVALMKAIVPEFRSQNSIFESLDPLKEPLN, encoded by the coding sequence ATGAAAAGATTCGAGAATACGACTATGTTTGGCTTTTTGCTAAAAGACGGTCCCCGTTGGGTCGTGTTATCAATCGACCTCTTATTGTGTTGGATTTCCTTTGTTTTTAGCTATTTTTTTGTATTGAAGCATAGAGGAGTGATCTCAATTCGGTTAATGCTACTTGAATCTTTGATAGTGTCATGTATTTATTTTAGCGTTTTTTTAGGATTTAAACCTTATCAGAGTATTGTGAGGCGTACTGGTTTACGTGATTTAAAATTGATTGGAAATTGTGTGGCAATATCATTTATTTTCACAATTTTACTTTCTTATCTTTGGGAATTTATTGCTTCTCAAGATTTAGAGGAAAAATATTATTTTTCACAAACGCAATTGCTATTCCATGCATTAATGACGGGAATCGCAATGGCTTCTGTACGTTTATTTTATAAAACCGTATATCACTCATTTTTTTGGAATAATCGACAAAATGCAATCCCAGTGATTTTATTTGGAGCCGGTAATATGGGACACAATACTTACAATCTGTTGCAATTGGGTTCCCGCAATCGGTATAAGGTGGTTGCTATATTGGATGATAATCCAAAGCGAATTGGTCGGTATATACAGGGGGTTCGTATTCGTTCTTTAAATGAACTGAATATGAAGTTGTTGGAGCGTGTTGGAGGAGCCCAAGAATTGGTTATTGCAATCGATACCACTACTCCAGAAAGACTCAAGAATATTTCGGCCAAAGCCGAGCTTTTACCGATCAAGATCAAGATTATACCTAATTCTGCCGCACTCTTGGAAGGACGTGTGGCGACGCAACAAATACGCTCACTCAAAGTTTCGGATCTATTAGGTCGAAAAGCGATAGAATTGAATAATCCCGTTATTAAACAAGCCTTATCAGACAAGGTCGTATTGGTAACGGGGGGAGCTGGCTCCATTGGCTCTGAATTGGTTCGCCAAATTGGTTCGATGTCCTGTAAGCTGGTGGTCTTGGACCAGGCAGAATCAGCACTATACGATATACAGCAAGAGTTGAGGGATTCACCTTATTTTAATGATTTTACATTTATTGTAGGAGATATTCGAGACCGCGATTTTATGGAGGTTATTTTTCAGCAGTATCGTCCACAGCTTATTTTTCATGCGGCAGCCTATAAGCATGTTCCATTGATGGAGGCCAATCCTTACGAAGCCGTATGGACAAATGTATGTGGATCTTATAATTTGGCTTTATTAGCAGATAAATATCAGGTAGAAAAGTTTGTGATGGTCTCAACAGATAAGGCTGTCAATCCGACGAACGTCATGGGTGCTACAAAACGGGTTGCCGAGATTGCAGTTTGTGCTGTCAATCAAACTTCTAATACGTCTTTTATTGTGACTCGTTTTGGCAATGTATTGGGCTCAAATGGATCTGTCATCCCTTTATTTGAGAAACAGATTGATAAAGGCGGGCCTATTACGATTACCCATCCGGATATTACCCGTTTTTTTATGACTATTCCTGAAGCCTGCCAGTTAGTGCAGGAAGCAGGAATAATGGGGAATGGCGGTGAGATATATGTATTTGATATGGGGGAGTCTGTCAAAATTATGGATTTGGCCAAACAGATGATCCGTCTCAAAGGGCTGAGCTATCCGGAAGATATTGATATCAAAATTGTTGGTTTAAGGCCTGGTGAGAAAATATATGAAGAGCTATTGGCGAGCGATGAAAATACGGAAAAAACGCATCATGAAAAAATAATGATTGCCAAAGTAAATACAAAAGATGTCGAACAAAAACGGTTGAAAATTGATGAACTTTGTCAATTGGTGCAAAGAGCAAATCCTGAAAAAAATAAAATGGAGATTGTTGCTTTGATGAAGGCTATTGTGCCGGAATTTAGGTCGCAGAATTCTATTTTTGAATCACTAGATCCATTGAAGGAGCCATTAAATTAA
- a CDS encoding GumC family protein encodes MEVKPINNKEDQEVINLRQLFEQYAYYWKWFVLTLFATLVLALFYLRYAQRSYNTTAKILLKDEKSASAGELAGIAELSSSLGFGGTRAAFVTDQIEVLASRRLMRKVVDQHHLNIIYASKGKIRSNELLEKDVPFKLQVFGDQDTTNFKLLVKISGKNRLKVTDVLSGENKNFEYGKEGKIGENLIAFNANNEFRNIVDDSYEISVVPKNWAVDDYIASINIAPSKEMQSYIVNFSMISSLGKKAELILNSLIDVYNADLTYDKMRTTRATSDFINKRLMLISKDLSGADEKVAEFKMSNSMVDMSTEANVFLNTASDNDKKSLEYRTQLKLVDHMNAYLKDQEDGKLLPSNIGLQDASIVASITAYNQLILERDDLLKSASDKNPTVIALNENISESNKNIRKALQNYQRVTQLALNSIEAKSKEILGRINSIPNQEQGFKKISRQQQIVESLYLLLLQKREESEVKAAATPDNLKIIDAAYTNSIPVAPRKMIVMLGALIIGFLIPFGLLYLKFLLDNKIHSRKDIEDLVKIPVLGEIPTAEDTIVHLNDRSSLAEAFRILRTNMNFMFGGDQKDASKVVFVTSTISGEGKSFVTTNLAQILSMSGKKVVLIGADIRSPKVLDYLGLSHLQHTNVGITQFLINPDMDIDNIIIKKPGNYDFDVIYSGYIAPNPAELLMNGHFDDVIKYTREHYDYILVDTAPVSLVTDTLLIAHNADLTLYVSRVNYLDKRLLQVPRELYVDGKLKNLAAVVNDVDFARGYGYGYGYGYGYGDKGKKKKMGIAKVWQDLKDRLNIK; translated from the coding sequence ATGGAAGTAAAACCTATAAATAATAAGGAAGATCAAGAGGTAATAAACTTAAGACAACTATTCGAACAATATGCTTATTATTGGAAGTGGTTTGTCCTAACGTTATTTGCCACATTAGTTTTAGCGTTGTTTTACCTGCGTTATGCACAGAGATCTTATAATACCACTGCTAAAATTTTATTAAAAGACGAAAAGAGTGCATCTGCTGGTGAGTTGGCGGGTATTGCGGAATTGTCAAGTTCTTTGGGTTTTGGAGGGACACGGGCAGCATTCGTTACTGATCAAATAGAGGTACTAGCGTCCAGGAGGTTGATGCGTAAAGTAGTTGACCAGCATCATTTAAATATCATATACGCTTCAAAAGGTAAAATTAGATCAAATGAACTTCTAGAAAAGGATGTTCCCTTTAAATTGCAAGTGTTTGGTGATCAGGATACTACTAATTTTAAATTGCTCGTTAAAATATCTGGAAAAAACCGTTTAAAAGTTACCGATGTATTATCGGGAGAGAATAAAAATTTTGAATATGGGAAAGAGGGGAAAATTGGGGAAAATCTTATAGCGTTTAATGCAAATAACGAATTCCGCAATATTGTAGATGACTCATATGAAATTAGTGTTGTCCCTAAAAATTGGGCAGTAGATGATTATATCGCTTCTATTAATATTGCACCAAGCAAAGAAATGCAATCTTATATTGTAAATTTTTCAATGATATCAAGTTTAGGTAAGAAAGCTGAGTTGATTTTAAATTCATTGATTGATGTTTATAATGCGGATTTGACTTATGATAAAATGAGGACTACTCGTGCCACATCTGATTTTATTAATAAACGCTTGATGTTGATTTCAAAAGATTTGTCTGGTGCTGATGAGAAAGTTGCTGAATTTAAGATGTCGAATTCTATGGTAGATATGTCTACGGAGGCAAATGTTTTTTTGAATACTGCTTCAGATAATGATAAAAAATCTTTAGAGTATAGGACTCAGTTAAAGTTAGTTGATCATATGAATGCATATCTTAAGGATCAGGAAGATGGTAAGCTATTGCCTTCAAATATAGGTTTACAAGATGCTTCTATTGTTGCGTCTATAACAGCCTATAATCAACTAATACTTGAGCGCGATGACTTATTAAAATCCGCTTCTGATAAAAATCCTACAGTTATTGCGCTAAATGAAAATATATCAGAAAGTAACAAAAATATTCGAAAAGCGCTTCAAAATTATCAAAGAGTCACTCAATTGGCTTTAAATAGTATTGAGGCTAAATCAAAAGAAATTTTGGGTAGAATAAATTCTATTCCTAATCAAGAGCAAGGATTTAAGAAAATTTCAAGACAACAGCAAATTGTTGAATCGCTTTACTTGTTGTTGCTGCAAAAAAGAGAAGAGAGTGAAGTAAAAGCAGCAGCGACACCTGATAATTTGAAGATTATTGACGCTGCTTACACTAATAGTATACCAGTTGCGCCGCGGAAAATGATTGTCATGTTGGGTGCACTAATAATAGGTTTTTTAATCCCATTTGGCCTTCTTTACCTTAAATTCTTATTGGATAATAAAATCCATTCGCGCAAGGATATTGAAGACTTGGTTAAAATACCGGTATTGGGAGAAATTCCTACTGCAGAAGATACCATTGTCCATCTCAATGACCGTTCTTCGCTAGCCGAGGCATTCCGGATTTTACGTACAAATATGAACTTTATGTTTGGCGGGGATCAAAAAGATGCATCTAAGGTTGTATTTGTCACATCAACAATCTCGGGCGAGGGTAAATCATTCGTAACAACCAATTTGGCGCAAATTTTATCCATGTCAGGTAAAAAAGTGGTATTAATTGGTGCGGATATCCGGAGTCCAAAAGTATTGGATTATTTAGGCTTATCGCACTTACAACACACCAATGTTGGTATTACGCAATTCCTAATCAACCCGGATATGGATATTGATAATATCATCATTAAGAAGCCTGGTAACTATGATTTTGATGTCATCTATTCTGGATATATAGCGCCAAATCCAGCGGAGTTGCTCATGAATGGTCACTTCGATGATGTAATCAAATATACGCGTGAACATTATGACTATATCCTAGTAGATACGGCGCCGGTGAGTCTGGTAACAGATACGTTATTGATCGCACATAATGCTGACTTAACCTTATATGTATCGCGGGTCAATTATCTGGACAAACGCTTGCTTCAGGTGCCTAGGGAGTTATATGTAGATGGCAAGTTGAAAAACCTTGCAGCTGTTGTCAACGACGTCGATTTTGCTAGAGGTTACGGTTATGGCTACGGTTATGGCTACGGTTATGGAGACAAAGGCAAGAAGAAAAAAATGGGAATTGCCAAAGTGTGGCAGGACCTAAAAGACCGATTAAATATAAAATAA
- a CDS encoding polysaccharide biosynthesis/export family protein, with translation MRLISKHSVALGVFYILVLILFCSCGSRRNMVYLQNDSTQINTIYEQYIPKIQTNDILTVVVTAADPKVTAPFNPLSTMMATTMSQQVDLALRPTYTVDNNGDITLPLLGKIRIAGLTRLEAIEKIRLELDQYIKDPGVNINFNNFRVSVLGEVARPGSFIVPSERITVLEALGMAGDMTIRGIRENVLIIREEGGQKNVHRLDLTKQSTLNSPYYYLAQNDVIYVEPNKSQINNSKLGANTNVIISVASLLITVISVLTR, from the coding sequence ATGCGATTAATTTCAAAACATAGTGTAGCACTCGGAGTATTTTATATATTAGTGCTAATATTATTCTGTTCTTGCGGTTCACGTAGAAATATGGTCTACCTACAGAATGATTCTACACAAATTAACACTATATATGAACAATATATTCCTAAGATACAAACAAATGATATCTTGACAGTTGTCGTGACTGCTGCAGACCCTAAAGTTACCGCACCGTTTAATCCTCTTAGTACGATGATGGCCACAACAATGTCTCAACAGGTTGATCTAGCTTTAAGACCAACATATACAGTTGATAATAACGGTGATATTACTTTGCCTTTGCTTGGTAAGATAAGAATTGCTGGTTTAACGCGTCTAGAGGCAATTGAAAAAATTCGTCTTGAATTAGATCAATATATAAAAGATCCTGGTGTTAACATTAATTTTAATAACTTTAGAGTTTCTGTTTTGGGAGAGGTTGCTAGGCCTGGATCTTTCATTGTACCATCAGAAAGAATTACAGTATTAGAAGCATTAGGTATGGCAGGAGATATGACAATTAGGGGTATTAGGGAAAATGTGCTTATCATTCGTGAGGAAGGGGGGCAAAAAAACGTGCATAGATTAGATTTAACAAAACAAAGTACCTTAAATTCTCCCTACTATTATTTAGCTCAAAATGATGTAATATACGTAGAGCCTAATAAATCTCAAATTAACAATTCTAAATTGGGAGCTAATACCAATGTAATTATCTCCGTCGCTAGTTTATTAATTACTGTTATTTCAGTATTAACTCGTTAA
- a CDS encoding WxcM-like domain-containing protein, whose product MEELRYIQGGVAKDMRGQIRFVNEFDMSLVKRFYLIRNVDTELIRGWRAHRIEQRWFYVLSGAFKVSLVQIDDWEDPNPFIPIKSIVLDANDMKVLHVPAGYGTAFRALTTDSELLVYADHPVEHAPLDNYTWKSDYFNNVK is encoded by the coding sequence ATGGAAGAATTAAGATATATTCAAGGGGGCGTTGCCAAGGATATGCGTGGACAAATCCGATTTGTCAATGAATTCGATATGAGCTTAGTCAAGCGGTTTTATCTTATTAGGAACGTAGATACTGAATTAATCAGAGGATGGCGAGCGCATCGTATTGAGCAACGCTGGTTTTATGTATTATCAGGAGCTTTTAAGGTGAGTTTAGTACAGATAGATGATTGGGAAGATCCTAATCCATTCATTCCAATTAAAAGTATTGTCCTGGATGCTAATGACATGAAGGTCTTACATGTGCCTGCTGGTTATGGAACAGCCTTTCGTGCATTAACTACTGATAGTGAACTATTGGTTTATGCAGACCATCCTGTAGAGCATGCTCCATTGGATAATTATACATGGAAATCTGATTATTTTAATAATGTCAAATGA
- a CDS encoding MraY family glycosyltransferase gives MIYLLILIALFILELVYFKVADRFNIIDKPNERSSHSSITLRGGGVVFYFGALIYFIVSGFQYPWFFLGLTLMTLVSFLDDVFTLSNKIRLLIHFSSVLLMAYQLDLFDMPWYYLLIGFIVVVGVINAYNFMDGINGITACYSLAVGGLLMIVNQEINFIAQDLLIFSLSGVLVFTFFNFRTKAKCFAGDVGSVAIAYILLFALGLLILTTGNLIYILFLSVYGVDAVWTIIRRLLRKENIFEAHRSHLYQFLGNEAGVNKLLISFLYGAIQVGIGWIVIQFSSESLRSQLIFSAGTVGGLSVIYLLFKTYIIKRYVKQ, from the coding sequence ATGATTTACCTACTCATACTGATCGCTTTATTTATTTTGGAATTGGTGTATTTTAAAGTCGCTGATCGTTTTAATATTATTGATAAACCGAATGAACGTTCTTCGCATTCATCCATCACATTGCGGGGCGGTGGCGTTGTTTTTTACTTCGGAGCACTTATTTATTTTATCGTCTCGGGTTTTCAATACCCTTGGTTTTTTCTAGGATTGACCTTAATGACATTAGTATCGTTTTTGGATGATGTATTTACACTATCCAATAAGATAAGACTATTAATACATTTCTCTTCTGTACTATTGATGGCTTATCAGCTCGATCTGTTTGATATGCCTTGGTATTATTTATTGATTGGTTTTATTGTGGTTGTCGGTGTAATTAATGCCTATAACTTTATGGATGGTATCAATGGGATTACGGCTTGTTATAGCCTTGCTGTTGGAGGACTATTGATGATCGTCAATCAAGAAATAAATTTTATTGCCCAAGATCTTTTGATTTTTTCGCTTTCAGGTGTTTTGGTATTTACCTTTTTCAATTTTCGGACGAAAGCAAAATGCTTTGCAGGCGATGTGGGATCCGTAGCTATAGCATACATTCTACTTTTTGCTTTAGGATTACTTATTCTAACAACAGGTAATCTGATTTATATTTTATTTTTGTCTGTTTATGGAGTGGATGCTGTCTGGACTATCATTAGACGCTTATTGCGAAAAGAAAATATTTTTGAAGCCCATAGATCGCATTTATATCAATTTTTAGGAAATGAGGCGGGTGTAAACAAATTATTGATTTCTTTTCTCTACGGAGCTATTCAGGTTGGAATAGGTTGGATTGTGATTCAGTTTTCATCTGAGTCTCTACGATCTCAACTAATTTTTTCAGCAGGTACGGTTGGAGGGCTTAGTGTTATTTATTTGCTATTTAAAACCTATATTATAAAAAGATACGTTAAACAATAA